Proteins from a single region of Desulfitibacter alkalitolerans DSM 16504:
- a CDS encoding xanthine dehydrogenase family protein molybdopterin-binding subunit — translation MAKKRGVGMASIFYGLGYGNGFADTSSAFVEVNEDGTAIVRIGASDCGQGSSTVIAQIAAEELGINVEDVAVITEDTDATPDAGTSAATRQTYTSGNAVRKAAKEAKEILYDRARIELGVNTLHGLVGEKGFIYPRGLPDRRISIKDLAFNAKLEGLRIVGEGAFTAHSTRVDLETGQGAPYWPYAFAVQIVEVEVDTLTGMVEVIKVIAANDVGKAINPVNVEGQIAGGVCQGIGMALLEEVELNKGRIKNPSFSKYLIPTFADVPDIEPLIVESPEPTGPYGAKGVGEPCMIPTAPAIINAIYNAVGVRITSLPATPEKILEALKGKA, via the coding sequence ATGGCTAAAAAACGCGGTGTAGGCATGGCAAGCATCTTCTATGGTCTTGGCTACGGCAATGGGTTTGCTGACACATCTAGTGCTTTTGTTGAGGTGAATGAAGATGGAACAGCCATTGTACGCATAGGGGCATCTGATTGCGGTCAGGGTTCAAGTACAGTAATAGCTCAAATAGCTGCCGAGGAACTAGGCATAAATGTAGAAGACGTTGCTGTCATAACAGAGGATACTGATGCAACACCTGATGCTGGAACGTCAGCTGCCACGCGGCAGACTTATACATCAGGCAACGCAGTTCGCAAGGCAGCAAAGGAGGCCAAAGAAATACTTTATGACAGGGCCCGTATAGAGCTTGGGGTGAATACCTTACATGGCTTGGTAGGAGAAAAAGGCTTTATATATCCAAGGGGTCTTCCAGACAGGAGAATAAGCATTAAGGACCTGGCTTTTAATGCCAAGCTGGAGGGGTTAAGAATTGTGGGTGAAGGAGCCTTTACGGCACACAGCACCAGGGTTGATCTAGAAACGGGACAAGGTGCTCCCTATTGGCCCTATGCCTTTGCAGTTCAGATAGTTGAAGTAGAGGTAGATACTCTAACGGGAATGGTAGAGGTAATTAAAGTAATAGCTGCCAATGATGTGGGCAAAGCCATCAATCCCGTTAATGTTGAGGGACAAATCGCAGGTGGTGTATGTCAGGGTATTGGTATGGCCCTACTTGAAGAGGTGGAGCTAAACAAGGGAAGAATAAAAAACCCAAGCTTTTCTAAATATTTAATACCTACCTTTGCAGATGTACCTGATATAGAACCACTTATTGTAGAGTCACCTGAACCAACTGGACCTTATGGGGCCAAGGGAGTAGGAGAGCCCTGTATGATACCTACTGCACCGGCAATAATTAACGCCATTTACAATGCGGTTGGTGTAAGAATTACAAGTCTCCCTGCAACACCTGAGAAAATTTTAGAGGCTCTTAAAGGAAAAGCGTAA
- a CDS encoding class II fructose-bisphosphate aldolase encodes MPLVTLKEVLQIHDGAVGAFSTYDLFTAQGIIQAGEELDLPVIAMIGSPVLNKPGNDEIGRIMVELAKKAASPVCVFLDHSKDLETCVKAINLGFSAVMIDGSHLSLEENIAITNMVSKKAKNAGVSVEAELGALAGIEDGEEVKAAKMTNPEHVKSFLSETDIDALAVSIGNAHGLYKGKPHLNFELLQTIAETANVPLVLHGGTGLTTRQFARGVELGIKKINIGTEVKKTFIETFIKTHEENPAAYDLIGVPQACKNSVKDMVKANLEFFAKGWKNLTS; translated from the coding sequence ATGCCTTTAGTAACCTTAAAAGAGGTGTTACAAATTCATGACGGAGCTGTTGGTGCCTTTAGCACCTATGATTTGTTTACTGCACAGGGAATCATTCAAGCCGGGGAAGAACTGGACCTTCCTGTAATAGCCATGATAGGCTCACCTGTTTTAAACAAACCAGGAAATGATGAGATTGGCCGCATCATGGTTGAGCTGGCAAAGAAAGCAGCCTCTCCAGTTTGTGTCTTTTTAGACCATTCAAAGGACTTGGAAACATGTGTAAAAGCCATTAACTTGGGTTTTAGTGCTGTAATGATCGATGGCTCCCATTTAAGCTTGGAAGAAAACATAGCAATCACTAATATGGTTTCTAAAAAAGCCAAGAACGCCGGTGTATCCGTGGAAGCAGAGCTTGGGGCCCTTGCCGGCATTGAAGATGGAGAAGAAGTGAAGGCTGCAAAAATGACTAATCCAGAGCATGTTAAATCATTCTTGAGTGAAACAGATATTGATGCATTAGCTGTATCCATTGGTAATGCCCATGGCCTGTATAAGGGTAAACCACATTTAAACTTTGAGCTTCTGCAAACGATAGCTGAAACTGCAAATGTACCCCTGGTTTTACATGGAGGCACAGGTTTAACCACCAGGCAGTTTGCAAGGGGTGTGGAATTGGGAATTAAGAAAATAAACATTGGCACAGAGGTTAAGAAAACATTTATAGAAACGTTTATAAAAACACATGAGGAGAACCCCGCAGCATATGACCTTATAGGCGTTCCACAGGCTTGCAAGAATTCAGTTAAAGATATGGTTAAGGCTAACCTAGAGTTTTTTGCCAAGGGGTGGAAAAACCTAACATCCTAA
- a CDS encoding alpha-glucosidase, giving the protein MLYLEEHENGFSLYFKDYEIIKHSPANPFLSVGTGEAKYEMHFGNFDIEERLHEKYTLTAHEVLENVPGKKVKIRFHKWDKLYVEAVFMVVNERLEVVFENHTPGLNRTWMNINADANEAIFGCGEQFSELNLRGKNLPLWVAEQGVGRNKRDIITFQADMDHRAGGDWYTTYFPQPTYVSTNNYYCHVEDTNYMEFDFRKVEYHQLYVRNVPEKVVFGRQDTAVDLLQDLTAYLGRQPELPDWVYDGVWLGVQGGTETVLHKLENAQNHGVKVAALWAQDWEGKRITWFGKQLFWDWKYSKEMYPNLPELIKELNGKGIKYLGYINCFLAIEGDLYKEASEKGYCVKNPAGEDYLVVITAFPAAIVDITNPNAVEWIKNVIKQNMMGIGLSGWMCDFGEYLPTDAVLYSGESAESYHNKYPADWARVNREAVEEAGKLGEVVFFTRAGYTGTSRYSTSMWAGDQLVNWSLDDGLASVIPAALSLGMSGFGISHSDIGGYTSLHGVIRTREVFMRWAELGAFTPIMRTHEGNRPDENWHFDSDEETLLHFAKMSRIYTHLKPYLKDIVKENAETGIPCMRMPYIHYEGDAELHNLKYQYLLGRDLMVAPVYEEGKTTQGVYLPDDIWVHVWSGKEFTKGYHEIEAPIGQIPVFYRKESSYKQLFDEIKKL; this is encoded by the coding sequence ATGCTTTATCTAGAAGAACATGAAAATGGATTTAGCTTATATTTTAAAGACTATGAAATAATCAAACACTCACCTGCCAACCCCTTCTTGTCTGTTGGAACAGGTGAAGCAAAGTATGAAATGCATTTTGGAAACTTTGATATTGAAGAAAGGCTTCATGAAAAGTACACTTTAACAGCCCATGAGGTCTTAGAAAATGTTCCGGGTAAAAAGGTTAAAATAAGGTTTCATAAGTGGGATAAGCTTTATGTAGAAGCTGTCTTTATGGTTGTTAACGAAAGGCTAGAGGTTGTGTTTGAGAATCATACACCTGGGCTAAATAGAACATGGATGAACATTAATGCTGATGCCAATGAAGCTATATTTGGCTGTGGTGAACAATTCTCTGAATTAAATCTCAGGGGAAAAAATCTCCCCCTGTGGGTAGCTGAGCAGGGAGTTGGCAGAAACAAAAGGGATATTATTACCTTCCAGGCTGATATGGATCATAGGGCAGGGGGGGATTGGTATACAACGTATTTCCCACAGCCAACCTATGTTTCAACTAATAATTATTACTGCCATGTGGAGGATACAAATTACATGGAGTTTGATTTTCGTAAAGTTGAATATCATCAGCTTTATGTTAGAAATGTTCCTGAAAAGGTTGTTTTTGGCAGGCAGGATACTGCTGTTGACCTGCTCCAGGATTTGACTGCCTATTTAGGAAGACAGCCAGAGCTGCCTGACTGGGTTTATGATGGAGTTTGGCTTGGAGTTCAGGGGGGAACAGAAACGGTTCTTCACAAGCTTGAGAATGCTCAAAACCATGGTGTAAAGGTTGCTGCCTTATGGGCCCAGGACTGGGAAGGAAAAAGAATTACATGGTTTGGAAAACAGTTATTCTGGGACTGGAAATACAGCAAGGAAATGTATCCCAATCTGCCAGAGCTAATTAAAGAGCTTAATGGAAAGGGGATTAAATATCTAGGATATATTAATTGCTTCCTGGCCATAGAAGGTGACTTGTATAAAGAGGCTTCTGAAAAGGGTTATTGTGTAAAAAATCCAGCTGGTGAAGATTATCTTGTGGTAATTACAGCTTTTCCAGCAGCAATTGTGGACATTACCAACCCAAATGCAGTTGAGTGGATCAAAAATGTGATCAAACAAAATATGATGGGCATTGGCCTGTCTGGATGGATGTGTGATTTTGGAGAGTATCTGCCAACTGATGCTGTCTTGTATTCTGGAGAAAGTGCAGAAAGCTATCATAATAAATATCCGGCTGATTGGGCTAGGGTAAATAGAGAGGCAGTTGAAGAAGCAGGCAAACTGGGTGAGGTAGTATTTTTTACAAGGGCAGGTTATACAGGAACGTCCCGTTACTCAACTAGCATGTGGGCTGGTGATCAGCTGGTCAATTGGAGCCTGGATGATGGTTTAGCTTCTGTAATTCCTGCTGCATTGTCCCTTGGCATGTCAGGCTTTGGGATTTCACATTCTGACATTGGTGGGTACACATCTCTCCATGGAGTAATAAGAACCAGAGAGGTGTTTATGAGATGGGCTGAACTGGGAGCCTTTACTCCAATTATGAGAACCCATGAAGGAAACCGACCTGATGAAAACTGGCATTTTGATTCTGATGAAGAAACGCTTTTGCATTTTGCAAAAATGAGCAGGATTTACACTCACCTAAAGCCTTATCTGAAAGACATAGTTAAAGAAAATGCTGAAACAGGAATACCTTGCATGAGGATGCCATATATTCATTATGAGGGTGATGCTGAGCTGCATAACCTAAAATATCAGTATCTTTTAGGCAGGGACTTAATGGTAGCCCCCGTATATGAAGAGGGTAAAACTACCCAAGGGGTCTATCTGCCTGATGACATCTGGGTTCATGTATGGTCAGGAAAAGAATTCACAAAGGGATACCATGAAATTGAGGCTCCCATTGGACAAATACCTGTGTTTTACCGTAAGGAAAGCAGCTATAAGCAATTATTTGACGAAATCAAGAAGCTGTGA
- a CDS encoding ABC transporter ATP-binding protein: MARVKLKNVYKYYNKETLAVSDFNLEIEDGEFLVLVGPSGCGKSTTLRMVAGLEEVSRGNIFIEDKDVTHMEPKDRDIAMVFQDYALYPHMSVYENMAFGLKLRKYSKKEIDERVKTAAEILGITDLLKRQPRQLSGGQRQRVALGRAIIRKPQVFLMDEPLSNLDAKLRVQMRSELVKLQRKLETTTIYVTHDQTEAMTMGDRIVVMKDGFVQQVGTPEQIYHKPENLFVADFIGSPAMNFINGSLIVENGTVLFQSESFKIDVTNLIKGGQVSEKEVVLGFRPENASVTNTKKGQWSEAVKCSVELIEDLGAEKILYLKTGSQEFRLKLFDIAYEIEVGETKEIYLNLDKIHIFSKKDGNKLAGL, from the coding sequence TTGGCCAGGGTAAAGCTGAAAAATGTCTACAAGTATTACAATAAAGAAACGCTCGCAGTATCAGATTTCAATTTAGAAATAGAGGATGGAGAGTTTTTAGTATTAGTTGGCCCATCTGGTTGTGGAAAAAGTACCACCTTGAGGATGGTAGCTGGCCTAGAAGAGGTTAGCAGGGGAAACATTTTCATTGAAGACAAGGATGTTACCCATATGGAACCAAAGGACAGGGATATTGCCATGGTATTTCAGGACTATGCCCTATATCCCCACATGTCTGTTTATGAAAATATGGCTTTTGGTCTTAAGCTGCGCAAGTACTCAAAAAAGGAAATTGATGAAAGGGTAAAAACGGCAGCCGAAATATTAGGTATTACCGACCTATTGAAAAGACAGCCCCGCCAGCTTTCCGGAGGGCAGAGGCAGAGGGTGGCCCTGGGCAGGGCCATAATTAGAAAACCCCAGGTATTCCTAATGGATGAGCCTTTAAGTAATCTGGATGCCAAGTTAAGGGTTCAGATGAGATCTGAGTTGGTTAAGCTGCAGCGCAAGCTTGAAACAACCACCATTTATGTTACACATGACCAGACTGAAGCCATGACAATGGGTGACAGGATAGTTGTAATGAAGGATGGCTTTGTACAGCAGGTGGGAACTCCAGAACAAATATATCACAAGCCCGAAAACCTCTTTGTGGCAGACTTTATAGGTTCACCTGCCATGAATTTTATTAATGGAAGCCTGATAGTGGAAAATGGTACTGTTTTATTTCAAAGTGAAAGCTTTAAAATAGATGTTACTAACCTGATAAAAGGGGGACAGGTTTCAGAAAAAGAGGTTGTTTTAGGTTTTAGACCTGAAAATGCATCTGTAACCAATACCAAAAAGGGTCAGTGGTCTGAAGCCGTCAAGTGTAGTGTAGAATTAATCGAAGACCTGGGAGCAGAAAAAATTCTTTACTTGAAAACTGGAAGCCAGGAGTTCAGATTAAAATTGTTTGATATTGCTTATGAGATTGAAGTTGGTGAAACAAAGGAAATATATTTGAATCTGGATAAAATTCATATTTTCAGTAAGAAGGATGGAAATAAATTAGCCGGGCTATAA
- a CDS encoding ABC transporter substrate-binding protein: MLKRFKVLAILLTVMLMFGLLVVGCGQKEEPQQGKDAGDENITLRFAHWRGEDNAAFNDIIAQFNAEYPNITVEQDISGSEQYQTKLQAELQAQAGPDIMTVMPGARFANLADADVYINLANAEFIDRFSAHLLEPGQWKGQQLAIPYQLVFNMPVYNAGMFEEFGLEPADSWEGFLALCEEIKSRGVTPIIFDSEIGPGQFINPMLMNNMPEGDTLSKVQLGEAKLTDEWFVKTLSQFDELNKKGYFQRDVLGTRKDGAAALFAQEQGAMLAQGSYMMASNKAANPELKQGLLAPITVPADQMKYEGIHTATFMLGVNKNSTNQEAALKFLEFLFRPEIAAQYAAATGQMLTVNGVQYDSPELNAQTPWLTKNTLFQPRYTVTVSEVETAITTAVVDVIGGMAPADAAQKAQEAVERAIN, translated from the coding sequence GTGTTGAAAAGATTTAAGGTTTTAGCTATTTTGTTAACTGTTATGCTAATGTTTGGTTTACTGGTTGTGGGATGTGGACAAAAAGAGGAGCCCCAACAGGGTAAAGATGCTGGAGATGAAAATATAACATTGCGTTTTGCTCACTGGAGGGGTGAGGATAATGCAGCTTTTAATGACATAATTGCCCAATTCAATGCTGAGTATCCAAACATTACTGTAGAGCAGGATATATCCGGGTCTGAGCAGTATCAGACAAAGCTTCAGGCAGAACTGCAGGCACAAGCTGGTCCAGACATAATGACTGTAATGCCGGGGGCACGTTTTGCCAACCTAGCTGATGCTGATGTTTACATTAATCTAGCTAATGCTGAATTCATTGATCGTTTCTCAGCTCACCTCTTAGAGCCAGGTCAATGGAAGGGTCAGCAGCTTGCAATTCCATACCAGTTAGTATTTAACATGCCGGTTTATAATGCTGGAATGTTTGAGGAGTTTGGCTTAGAGCCAGCAGATAGCTGGGAAGGATTCCTGGCACTTTGTGAAGAAATAAAAAGCAGAGGAGTTACCCCAATTATCTTTGATAGTGAAATTGGCCCCGGTCAGTTCATTAACCCAATGCTTATGAACAACATGCCGGAAGGTGATACCCTTAGCAAGGTTCAATTAGGAGAAGCCAAGCTAACTGATGAGTGGTTTGTGAAAACTTTAAGTCAGTTTGATGAGTTAAATAAAAAAGGTTATTTCCAAAGAGATGTTTTAGGTACTAGAAAAGATGGTGCTGCAGCCTTATTTGCCCAGGAACAGGGCGCAATGCTGGCACAAGGCTCCTACATGATGGCTTCAAACAAAGCTGCTAACCCAGAATTGAAGCAAGGCTTATTAGCACCAATCACTGTTCCTGCTGATCAAATGAAATACGAAGGTATCCATACAGCAACATTTATGTTGGGTGTTAACAAGAATTCAACTAATCAAGAAGCTGCTTTAAAATTCTTGGAATTCTTGTTTAGACCGGAAATAGCCGCCCAATATGCGGCAGCAACCGGCCAGATGTTAACAGTTAATGGTGTACAATATGATTCACCAGAATTAAATGCACAAACTCCATGGCTGACTAAGAATACTCTATTCCAACCACGTTATACAGTTACTGTAAGTGAAGTAGAAACTGCAATCACTACAGCAGTTGTTGACGTAATTGGTGGTATGGCTCCGGCAGATGCTGCACAGAAGGCACAGGAGGCAGTAGAGCGAGCTATTAACTAG
- a CDS encoding carbohydrate ABC transporter permease, with product MKTIQKYWKLSFFLLPGVVLYTVFFFFPTLSALGLSFTDWNGLSHSYNFVGLDNYQRMFTNDPIFTTAFGNNMKFMLFVVIFQTLFSLIFAILLVKNTRVNIFYRALFFLPTIISSVSVAFIWIFVYEPSIGSLNTLMTTLGMESLIQSWLGDRNIAIFSIAFTQVWFHTGQVMIIFIAGLHSVPKSLYEVARIEGASRWQTFRHVTWPLIAPAATIVVAYTTLQSFKAFDLILAMTDGGPSYATEILSLFIYHQAFTHYKFGYASAASVIFLVIVAFITIVQFRLLKANKVNY from the coding sequence ATGAAGACTATACAGAAATACTGGAAACTTTCTTTTTTCCTATTACCAGGGGTGGTTTTATATACGGTTTTTTTCTTTTTTCCAACTTTATCAGCACTAGGACTTAGCTTTACTGATTGGAATGGTCTTTCCCATTCATATAATTTTGTTGGGTTGGATAATTACCAGAGGATGTTTACCAATGATCCAATTTTTACTACGGCCTTTGGCAATAACATGAAGTTCATGTTATTTGTGGTTATTTTCCAAACCTTGTTTTCTTTAATTTTTGCAATATTGCTTGTAAAAAATACAAGAGTAAATATATTTTACAGGGCATTATTCTTTCTTCCTACCATAATATCTTCAGTATCGGTAGCTTTTATTTGGATCTTTGTCTATGAGCCAAGCATAGGCTCCTTGAATACGTTGATGACTACCCTGGGCATGGAAAGTTTAATTCAGTCCTGGTTAGGAGATAGAAATATTGCCATATTCAGTATAGCCTTCACTCAGGTGTGGTTTCATACAGGACAGGTAATGATTATATTTATAGCAGGCCTACATTCAGTCCCCAAATCCCTTTATGAGGTGGCTAGAATCGAGGGAGCTAGCAGATGGCAGACCTTTAGACATGTTACATGGCCATTAATTGCCCCTGCAGCAACTATTGTAGTAGCATATACCACACTGCAATCCTTTAAAGCCTTTGACTTGATTTTAGCCATGACAGATGGTGGCCCTTCATATGCAACGGAAATACTATCATTATTTATTTATCATCAGGCATTTACCCATTACAAATTTGGTTACGCTTCAGCAGCTTCAGTTATATTCCTGGTTATTGTTGCCTTCATAACCATAGTGCAGTTTAGGCTGCTAAAAGCTAACAAGGTTAATTATTAA
- a CDS encoding carbohydrate ABC transporter permease: MEKNLAKNDKSFKNVPVDESIGINGTDRLIDKVLRHIPLIIFSLLIIGPLTLVFFASFKDLRQLYLDPLGLPAKWDFVNYVTLFANENMLLYFKNSVFVTFTSVFFILFFGSMISYAIIRLPRWVGGLIFGFLVVGMMIPAQVNMIPIYVLFAKLNLLNKHLGLIIVTISALLPICVFILTGFMRALPKGLIEAAMIDGASHWQIYTRIVLPLSLPAMSSVAIFCFVISWNDLLYPLLFIKSAGLKTIPLALLQFQGQYLTNYPMIFAGVVVASLPMIVIYVFLQRYFIAGMTAGSMKG; the protein is encoded by the coding sequence ATGGAAAAGAATCTTGCAAAAAATGATAAATCCTTCAAAAATGTCCCTGTTGATGAGTCTATCGGCATTAATGGTACTGACAGACTTATAGATAAGGTTTTAAGACATATACCATTAATTATTTTTTCACTGCTAATTATTGGTCCATTAACGCTAGTCTTCTTTGCCAGCTTTAAGGATCTAAGACAGCTATATTTAGATCCCCTCGGCCTACCGGCTAAATGGGACTTTGTAAACTATGTAACTCTTTTTGCCAATGAAAACATGCTCCTTTATTTTAAGAATAGTGTCTTTGTTACCTTTACCTCTGTTTTTTTCATTCTCTTTTTTGGGAGTATGATATCCTATGCAATTATTAGACTGCCCAGATGGGTTGGCGGCCTTATCTTCGGCTTCCTGGTGGTGGGTATGATGATACCCGCCCAGGTAAATATGATACCCATCTACGTGCTCTTTGCAAAGCTCAATCTTTTAAACAAGCACCTTGGTTTAATAATAGTTACAATTTCGGCCCTGCTGCCCATATGTGTATTTATCCTTACAGGGTTCATGAGAGCTTTACCCAAGGGTTTAATAGAAGCGGCAATGATTGACGGGGCCTCCCATTGGCAGATTTATACAAGGATTGTTTTGCCATTGTCCCTGCCTGCAATGTCATCAGTAGCAATTTTTTGCTTTGTGATTTCATGGAACGATTTGCTTTACCCCCTTTTATTTATCAAGTCAGCGGGGCTAAAGACTATCCCGTTAGCGTTATTACAGTTCCAGGGACAATATCTAACTAATTACCCAATGATTTTTGCTGGAGTTGTGGTGGCATCCTTACCAATGATTGTAATCTATGTTTTCTTACAGAGATACTTCATCGCCGGCATGACAGCTGGCTCAATGAAGGGTTAA
- a CDS encoding L-fucose/L-arabinose isomerase family protein: MKQLQIVFLPLGRVNFHMESAGEVLENSKKMLGEIYSHMEMPEELITSPEMLREYLVNLEEPDLIIFQNTTFVDSTFAAEVVRNIKCPILLWTVREPFIDGGRLRLNSLTGAFSAGNLFTSQGRSYEYIFSAPGEEKVAGKIKSVIDACRVKKSLRELTVGVVGTAPGGFYFSTALDTELLKLTGSKIESIEARDIIKRAKELDKEQYEQHISELCGTLKEADKIPPDNLEKYGRLYAAYSQFIEEKGIKALASRCWPDFFTEYATPVCGVLSTLTDRDIVAACEADVYGAVSMYILKELTGAAPYFGDPVSLDEGKNTITFWHCGAGACSLARKDTGARVGVHPNRKIGPTMEFGLKSGRVTVIRLGRKADGTFRIFLMGGEAADEPQQFLGTSVVVKTDNDAGKIIADAVQAGWEPHFVLGYGDVSEAVKSLGRLLQIEVIEY; the protein is encoded by the coding sequence ATGAAGCAGCTGCAGATAGTGTTTCTCCCACTTGGGCGTGTGAACTTTCATATGGAAAGTGCCGGAGAAGTATTGGAAAACTCCAAAAAAATGCTAGGGGAAATATACTCCCACATGGAAATGCCTGAAGAACTAATAACATCTCCAGAAATGTTAAGGGAGTATCTTGTCAACCTGGAAGAACCTGACCTGATTATTTTTCAGAATACTACCTTTGTAGACTCAACTTTTGCTGCAGAGGTTGTTCGTAATATAAAATGTCCAATCCTTCTATGGACTGTTAGAGAGCCGTTCATAGACGGAGGAAGATTACGCCTCAATTCCCTAACAGGTGCCTTTTCAGCTGGAAACCTATTTACCAGTCAGGGCAGAAGCTATGAATATATTTTTAGCGCACCAGGAGAAGAAAAGGTTGCAGGGAAGATAAAAAGTGTCATAGATGCTTGTAGAGTTAAGAAGAGCTTGAGAGAGCTAACTGTGGGAGTGGTTGGAACTGCTCCTGGGGGCTTTTATTTTTCTACTGCCCTTGATACAGAACTGTTAAAGCTAACAGGTTCTAAAATAGAGAGTATTGAAGCTAGAGACATTATCAAAAGAGCAAAAGAACTAGATAAGGAGCAGTATGAGCAGCATATCTCAGAGCTTTGCGGTACACTAAAGGAGGCAGATAAAATTCCTCCAGATAATCTGGAAAAATACGGAAGACTCTACGCTGCATATTCTCAATTCATAGAAGAAAAAGGTATTAAAGCCCTTGCTTCACGCTGTTGGCCTGATTTTTTCACCGAATATGCAACCCCAGTTTGCGGTGTTTTATCAACCCTTACTGACAGAGATATTGTTGCTGCCTGTGAGGCAGATGTTTATGGTGCTGTTTCCATGTATATATTAAAGGAGTTAACTGGTGCAGCCCCTTACTTTGGAGATCCGGTTTCCCTGGATGAGGGGAAAAATACCATTACCTTCTGGCACTGCGGTGCAGGCGCATGCTCTCTGGCCCGCAAGGATACAGGGGCAAGGGTGGGAGTCCACCCAAACAGAAAAATCGGACCTACCATGGAATTCGGCCTAAAATCAGGAAGGGTTACAGTTATTCGTCTAGGTAGAAAGGCTGATGGCACCTTCCGCATATTTCTCATGGGCGGGGAAGCCGCTGATGAACCACAGCAATTTCTGGGAACCTCAGTGGTTGTTAAAACTGACAATGATGCAGGCAAAATTATTGCAGATGCAGTTCAGGCCGGCTGGGAGCCCCATTTTGTCCTTGGATATGGAGATGTAAGTGAGGCTGTTAAATCTCTAGGCAGACTCCTGCAAATAGAAGTGATTGAATACTAG
- a CDS encoding M24 family metallopeptidase, translated as MTIKTHLLQEEISEKEARIEKLCLDLGLDGLCFFKFTNFAWFTGGGTNRVVTGSERGCSFILYLRGSIYVFAPINEIDRITAEQIPFEHYEAVIYDWFANPINFLKDKIKDLKVGSDVPIPGLELVSDEIDRLRFSLTQSEVAKAQEIALICSERITSACVDARPGISEQEITARISGELLEQGVKPSVLLVGTDDRIFTCRHPVPTGKKLEKYGLISLVGEKWGIHITLTRAFYLGKLPEAIKKKQLMVCQVDGAMIAHTLLGEESDLALKACQNEFARLGYPDEWKCHHQGGAIGYAPREFRAGERSEKVQVNQMFGWNPTLKGTKSESTILVKADGSALILDVVPAWWPTTIVDFGDKQIVRPLILEN; from the coding sequence ATGACTATAAAAACACATCTTCTGCAGGAAGAGATAAGTGAAAAGGAAGCACGTATTGAAAAGCTCTGTTTGGACCTGGGTTTAGATGGACTTTGCTTCTTTAAATTCACAAACTTTGCCTGGTTTACAGGCGGAGGTACTAACAGGGTTGTTACCGGCTCCGAAAGGGGCTGTTCCTTTATCCTGTATCTTAGGGGCAGCATATATGTATTTGCTCCCATAAATGAAATAGATAGAATAACTGCTGAACAAATACCCTTTGAGCACTATGAGGCTGTAATCTATGACTGGTTCGCCAATCCTATTAATTTTTTAAAAGATAAAATAAAGGATTTAAAGGTTGGCAGTGATGTTCCCATTCCAGGCTTGGAGCTGGTAAGTGATGAAATTGACAGATTGCGTTTTTCTTTAACTCAATCAGAAGTGGCAAAGGCACAGGAAATTGCATTAATCTGCTCAGAAAGAATAACAAGTGCCTGTGTTGATGCAAGGCCTGGGATAAGTGAACAGGAAATAACGGCGAGGATTAGTGGTGAATTATTGGAGCAAGGGGTAAAGCCGTCAGTTCTTTTAGTAGGCACAGATGACAGGATTTTTACCTGCAGACATCCAGTTCCCACTGGCAAAAAGCTTGAGAAATATGGATTAATCAGTCTGGTTGGGGAGAAATGGGGCATCCATATAACCCTGACAAGGGCTTTCTACCTGGGAAAGCTTCCTGAAGCTATCAAGAAAAAGCAATTAATGGTATGCCAGGTTGATGGTGCAATGATTGCCCATACCCTATTAGGTGAGGAAAGTGATCTTGCCCTTAAGGCCTGTCAGAATGAATTTGCCCGTCTGGGCTATCCTGATGAGTGGAAATGTCATCATCAGGGTGGAGCCATTGGCTATGCGCCAAGAGAATTCAGGGCAGGTGAAAGAAGTGAGAAGGTCCAGGTTAATCAGATGTTTGGATGGAACCCTACATTGAAGGGAACAAAGAGCGAGAGTACTATACTTGTTAAGGCTGATGGTTCTGCCTTGATTCTTGATGTAGTCCCAGCCTGGTGGCCAACTACAATAGTAGACTTTGGGGATAAACAAATAGTTAGGCCCTTGATATTAGAAAATTAA